Part of the Methanobacterium paludis genome is shown below.
ATTTGCAGTGGATTCATTGGTTTCCGTAATGTTAAACATATGCACATCACTGCTTTGATATTTAACATCTCCCAAAAGCGTTGTAAGGTTGTCTCCAAAGTTCACTTGCTCACCAGAGAGAGTAGTTCCCTGGTCGTAGTTTACAACTGCAAGGTTGTGTGGCTCATTTGATTCCCCCATATTTCCAAATGCAAATCCAAAAACAAGCATAAACATCATCGGAAATAGCAGGATAAAAAAGAGACTTCTTCTGTCCCTTATTATTTCCTTTAAATCTTTTACTGCTATACTCATGAACTTCATCTTTTCACTCCCTCAGTCCTGACCCTGTCAGCTCTATGAAAACATCTTCAAGTGTGTTCTGGCGCAGGGCAAGATCTTCTATTCTAGCCCCAACCGCCTCAACGTTTTCCATTACTCTTGGGAGCTTACTTACTGCATCCAGCGCCCGCAGGTTGATCCTTCCATCAAGTTCAACCACGGATATGATGTCTTCAAGTTCTTTAAGAGTTTTTATAACGTCCTCATTTTTTTTAGGGTCTGAAAGTTTCATTTCAACCACGTCACCTTCACCAACCTCTTTTTTGAGATTTTCAGGTGTTTCAAGGCGTAACAATTTGCCGTGATCAATTATTGCAACTCTATCGCTCAGCCTGTCTGCTTCATCCATGAGATGCGTGGTTAAAATTACAGTTTTACCCTCCTCATCCCTTAATGAACGTATATAATTCCATAAAACCCTTCGTGACTGTGGATCCAATCCCTCAGATGGTTCATCAAGAACCACAATTTCAGGTCCATGTATAACTGCCAGAGCCAGATTCAACCGACGTTTCATACCTCCAGAAAGCTTTGAAGCTACAACATTTGCTTTATCTGTGAGAAAAAGTTTTTCAAGTAGTGCATCTATGCGTGACTTTAAAATGTCACCGGGCACCTTGTACATATCCCCCATAAGTTTCAGGTTTTCTCTGCACGTTAAGTTTTCCCAGAAAACTAGGTCCTGTGGACAGATTCCAATTGTTTCCTTATCTATCTCATGAACATCCTTTCCGTTTATTGTTATTTGTCCGCTTGTTGGGCGCAGCAATCCCACCATCATATTAATGGATGTTGTCTTTCCTGCACCGTTGGGTCCAAGAAACCCGAAAACTTCTCCTCTTTTTATTTGAAGATCAAGACCATCAACGGCCACAAAATCCCCATATTCTTTTTGAAGATTCATGGCTTCTATAATAAAATCATCCATATCTTACCACCTATTCAAATTTAAGATTATTTGATTTAATGAATTATTAATCTAACTGCATATTAACGTTTGTAAACTTAATTTTCGATTTTTTATTTTTTAATTTAGGTTATAATGCGGAATTGGGCGTATAAAAGTTGCAAACCTCAGCAAACCTCATTAATGTGAACAAATGTTTTTATACTATGTTCAATTTCATTCCATTAATTTTTCATAAAACTCAAGTGAATTTTCCAATTCTTTAATACCATATTCAAGGACTGTAAATGAAATAGGCTGCATGTTAATACCATAAATTTCCTTCTTTTTTAAAGCTTCATGGTACATCTCTAATTTAGCTTCATACACAGGTTTAACTACTTTTATACGGCTTTCCTTAGGTATTAAATCAAAAAACACAGCCTGTACTTTGAATCCAAAGTCATCAATTTCTGGCGTTAAAGGAGTAGCTACCATCTCAAACAACTGATTCTTCCCATTCTCAGTAATATGATATACCTTTTTATTCACTTTTTCACCAAGAATCTCTTTTCCCTCGACAAAGCCATTTTTTTCCAGTTTTGCCAGCGTAGAATATAGTACGTTGTTATTCAACTTGAAATATGGATTTCCAAAGTACTCTTTTAAATTTTTTTTAAGCAGATATCCATGACTTGGCTGGAGGTAGATCATGCCTAAAATCATGAGGTCTGTATTTGCCATTCTTTCACCTGAGATTTTTTTATGTTATTCATTACTTATGTTAAATTTAACATATGTTACTTTTAACATATTATTTTCTGCCATTTATATTTTTCTAAAATTAACCCAACTAATTTAGGAGAAAAAAAATGATATTCTATTGTTTACACTTACCAAACAGTCTTTTTTCATGATATATGTCATTAATTTACCCATTTTCGTTAAATATGTCTGATACTGAGATTATAATATACATAAGGAACCACTGTGTATTTACAAAAAGATCTGGAAGTCAACTAGAAAAATACAGTTTTATATCAGCTTTTGTTTAATAACAAAATCGGTTGCTCACGATACACTCAAGATCAGGACTTGCCTTATTAAAACTGAAATTATTTCATGGATAATATGTATATATTAAACAAATGCAGTTCAGGTGGTAAGATGATAGAAAAGATTGAAATCAGTATGATAAACGGGGCAGTGCATAACTTTAAAAAGGGCGAATTTGGAGTTGAAAACATAGAAATCAATGAAATGAGGGGAGTTATTGAGATAAACTACGGTTATAAGGAGGGTGGGATAAAACATGTAATTTTACCCGTTCAAAACGTGGAAAAGTGCGAATATATTGAGAAAAAATCATGAACAGACAAACCTCCAAAAGATTGAAAACAGGAATATGGATATATTTTGTGAACTGAATTTTATATAAAAAAGTCCTGAACTACATAAAAACAGTAACAGGAATCATTAATGCGGGAATCATTAATGAGAATAATTTCTGACAACTAACTCATTAATATCTCCCCTTTTAGATGCATCGCTATTAATATTCCGTTTTGCAGGCAGCCGTTCAACATTGTAATGTCTATAAAGATTATCAAAGAATTCATCCTTAGGATCTTCATTTTTAGGGTCTGAATTGCTGAGCATTAAATAGGCACCTTTAATATCCATCTGTTCAAAGAAATCTGCCAGTTTTATCTGGTCAAGATCCGTGAAACCGCCCTTAGAATATTCTGTGAAATTTGAAGTTCTGTTTAAGGGCCTGTAGGGCGGATCCAAATAAACAAAGCTTTCCTTTTCTATAAATTTCTGGGATTGTGTGAAATCTCCGCAGAAAATCTCCGTGTTTTTCAAAGCTTTGTTAACCCAGATTATGTTCTCTTCATCACATATTTTGGGGTTTTTATAGCGCCCAAAAGGCACGTTGAATCCACCATCTTTGTTCTGACGGAAAAGACCATTGAAACATGTTTTATTCAGGAATATTAAATAACTGGCACGTTTTATCCAGTCTTCACCGTAGTTTTCATAGTCAAAATCATTCATCTGCACGTTGTAATTGTTTCGTATTGTGTAAAAGTTCTCTTTACGGGCTTCTTCTGATTTTTTAAGATGAAATTCTTCCATTTCTTTTAATTCATCGATTAAGTCTTTAGGATCATGTTTAACAACTTTGTAAGCTAGTATCAATTCCCTGTTGATATCAAACAAGAATGATTCTTTAACATTGTAATGTTTCTTTAAAAAGAAGAACATGGCCCCGCCACCTACAAACGGTTCAACGTATCGTTCAATAGTGATACCATTCTTTATATGGAATGGTAATAGATTATAAAACTTTGGAAGCAGCTGTTTTTTCCCACCAGCCCATTTCAAAAATGGTTTTGCATTTATAAATGTTTTTTGTGAGTCTAATTCCATTTCAACCGCCTATAGATCAATATATAAGATTTTTTCTGCAAGGTTTCATTTTTTTTATTTAAAAATTTAACTGCATTTAAACCCATATAAATTTAAACAAGCCATTATAATCATCTTAATTAAATAAAACAATCTTAATCGTCTTAACTAATGAAACCAATCATAGATCATTCTCAAGAATCTCCTGAGGCGCTCCGCCCAACACAACAAGGGCCTCAGCCTCCATGAAATGGAGATCAGATGGTATGATAAGGCAGTGCAGTGGGCCGCCAAAGTCTTCATGCAGAAGGTTTTTTATTTTATCAGCCCTAACTACTGGTTTTTGGGCACCTGCACGGGCTATTACAACTGCAATGCTATCCTCTGACAAAATATTTTCATTTCTTTCATCTTCAACTTTCATAAGATATTCTAAACCTTGATTTGCAGTCATATAACGATCCTCATGAGCTCTTATATCTAAAAGTACCAGAGTGTGGAGTTTTGATTCCATGTTGGCTTTTATTGCAAGGTAAGGTGAATGTGGAAAGTAATTTTCCTCCGGAAACGGGATTGTGGTAACTTTACCGAACTTGTATGCCTGTAAACCTATTATCCCTGGAGCTGCAGATAGTATGGATGAAGAATGAATAACAGTTGTTTCTATTCCCATTTTTCTGGCTTCAATGAGGAGATCCGAGTGGGTAGTGGCTATTAAAGTGTCCCCTGCACTCAAAAATGCCACATTTTTAGTTTCAGCTTCTTTCAATGGAATGTTTTCTTCTTCAACTTCTTCCCTTGTAAGAATCGTTATTTTCACACTCAGCATGTCCTCAAGGGCAGAAATGCTAGTTCCAAAAAGTCGCGCTGTATAAAATTCAGCATAGATTGCATCTGCCTCTTTAAGAGCTTCTGCTCCTTTAATTGATACATCCTTCTCATCGTAAAGTCCAAGACCAATAAAATAAAGCATTAAATCACCCACATTCCTTTTTTGAATTGATAAATTTTATAATCTTTTATATTCAAATTTAGATTATATATGTAGTTGTATATCTAATCTTAAACTAAGTTTCATAAAGTTTGTGTTGTACATTCAAACTGTATTTAATAAAAAAATCACTTTAAGAGGAATCTCATGATTGGCTTAAAAGTACCAAAGAACATGGCAGATACGATCCGCAGGATCCTACTAAAAAACTCACTTATAAATCTTGAGATGAAAATAAGGCGTTCTGGTGACTTCGTTTTTATACCCATTACAGAAAAACTTGATGATAAAAATTTGAAAGAACTTGGATTATCCGATGTTGAAATTGTAGAAACTGAGTTTGAAATGCAGAAAAAAGCCCCTAAAAGTCTTAAAGGTTATCTCAAAGGAAAAATTGAAGAGGAAAAAATCGATGAGATAAAAAAATCCTTCGATATAATTGGCGACATTGTGATACTTGAAATCCCTGAGGATCTTGAGGATGAAAAGTATTTAATTGGTGAAGCTGCACTTAAATTCACAAGAAGAAAAGCAGTTTACCGTAAAAGCAGTGCTATAAAGGGAATTATACGAACAAGAGAACTTGAACATCTTGCAGGAGTTGATGTTTCCCAAACAGTGCACAAGGAATTCGGATGCAAGTTCATGCTCGATGTTAAAAATGTTTATTTCAGCCCCCGACTTGCCACAGAACGTAGAAGAATAGTTGATCAGGTCAAAGATGGTGAAACCATAATAGACATGTTTGCAGGGGTGGGTCCGTTCTCTGTGGCAATTGCAATGAAACATGAAGTTGATATTTACGCCGTAGACATTAATCCCTCGGCTTATTACTACACAAAAAAGAATATAGAGCTTAACAAGGTTCAGGGAAAAATAAAACCAATTCTTGGCGATGTTTCAGAGGTTTTAAATGATCTAAACATTGAAGCAGACCGTATAATAATGAACCTCCCCGGAACTGCATGGCATTTTCTTCATAATGCAATAAACTCCCTGAAATCTGGTGGAATTTTACATTACTATGAATTTGCATCAGAATATGAAAAGCCAATTGAAAGAATAATAGAAACTGCATATCCACGTAAGGTTGAGATTTTAAATCAGAGAAAAGTTAAATCAAAGAGTCCTGGTGTCTGGCACATGGGGATAGATGCTCAGATTTATTAGAAGGTTAAATTTAAAATTTTTTAAAATAATATGAAAAAAATAAAGATCTAAAACGGCTCTAAAATTCCCTCTTCAGTTATTATGCCAGCTATAAGGTCAGATGGCACGATATCAAAGGCAGGATTCTCAACCTCAGTTCCTTCAGGTGCAATACGGCATTTTCCAAAGTGTAAAACTTCATCAGGGTCGCGTTCTTCAATTTTAACATCATAAATACTGTTTTCCTCATCAAATGTGCTTTTAGGGGCTGCAACATAAAAAGGAACACCAAATCGTTTTGCTGCAAGTGCCACCATGAGAGAACCTATCTTGTTGGCTACCCCTCCCTTTGCAACGCGGTCTGCACCGATTACAATCTTTTGAACCATTCCTTTCTGCATCATGTGCCCTGCTGCACTGTCAACAATGAGTTTAACCGGAATTTTTTCCTGCTGCATCTCAAAAACACTGAGCCTTGCCCCCTGGCCAAGGGGTCTTGTTTCATCACATATCACGTTGATCTTCTTGCCTTCATCTCTTGCAGCCCTTATTACACCAAGTGCTGTTCCGTAATCCACACAAGCCAGAGCTCCTGCATTGCAGTGGGTGAGCACAGTATCACCGTCATCAATAACTGCTGCTCCATTTTTTCCTATGGCTCTGTTGGTTTCAACGTCTTCATCGTACATTTTCAGGGCTTCATCAAGTGCAGAACCTGAACCAGTTTCTTTTGCCTGTAAAACTCTGTCTACTGCCCAGAACAGATTCACTGCCGTGGGTCTGGCACTTTTTATTTCATCTGCAGCTTTTTCCATCTTTTC
Proteins encoded:
- a CDS encoding class I SAM-dependent methyltransferase yields the protein MIGLKVPKNMADTIRRILLKNSLINLEMKIRRSGDFVFIPITEKLDDKNLKELGLSDVEIVETEFEMQKKAPKSLKGYLKGKIEEEKIDEIKKSFDIIGDIVILEIPEDLEDEKYLIGEAALKFTRRKAVYRKSSAIKGIIRTRELEHLAGVDVSQTVHKEFGCKFMLDVKNVYFSPRLATERRRIVDQVKDGETIIDMFAGVGPFSVAIAMKHEVDIYAVDINPSAYYYTKKNIELNKVQGKIKPILGDVSEVLNDLNIEADRIIMNLPGTAWHFLHNAINSLKSGGILHYYEFASEYEKPIERIIETAYPRKVEILNQRKVKSKSPGVWHMGIDAQIY
- the mtnA gene encoding S-methyl-5-thioribose-1-phosphate isomerase, whose product is MKTMYWKDNELHLLDQTKLPDEVVYMQCKTYMDVIDAIKTMKVRGAPAIGVAAAFGMALAELAGEKMEKAADEIKSARPTAVNLFWAVDRVLQAKETGSGSALDEALKMYDEDVETNRAIGKNGAAVIDDGDTVLTHCNAGALACVDYGTALGVIRAARDEGKKINVICDETRPLGQGARLSVFEMQQEKIPVKLIVDSAAGHMMQKGMVQKIVIGADRVAKGGVANKIGSLMVALAAKRFGVPFYVAAPKSTFDEENSIYDVKIEERDPDEVLHFGKCRIAPEGTEVENPAFDIVPSDLIAGIITEEGILEPF
- a CDS encoding PadR family transcriptional regulator, which codes for MANTDLMILGMIYLQPSHGYLLKKNLKEYFGNPYFKLNNNVLYSTLAKLEKNGFVEGKEILGEKVNKKVYHITENGKNQLFEMVATPLTPEIDDFGFKVQAVFFDLIPKESRIKVVKPVYEAKLEMYHEALKKKEIYGINMQPISFTVLEYGIKELENSLEFYEKLME
- the dph5 gene encoding diphthine synthase, with the protein product MLYFIGLGLYDEKDVSIKGAEALKEADAIYAEFYTARLFGTSISALEDMLSVKITILTREEVEEENIPLKEAETKNVAFLSAGDTLIATTHSDLLIEARKMGIETTVIHSSSILSAAPGIIGLQAYKFGKVTTIPFPEENYFPHSPYLAIKANMESKLHTLVLLDIRAHEDRYMTANQGLEYLMKVEDERNENILSEDSIAVVIARAGAQKPVVRADKIKNLLHEDFGGPLHCLIIPSDLHFMEAEALVVLGGAPQEILENDL
- a CDS encoding DNA adenine methylase, yielding MELDSQKTFINAKPFLKWAGGKKQLLPKFYNLLPFHIKNGITIERYVEPFVGGGAMFFFLKKHYNVKESFLFDINRELILAYKVVKHDPKDLIDELKEMEEFHLKKSEEARKENFYTIRNNYNVQMNDFDYENYGEDWIKRASYLIFLNKTCFNGLFRQNKDGGFNVPFGRYKNPKICDEENIIWVNKALKNTEIFCGDFTQSQKFIEKESFVYLDPPYRPLNRTSNFTEYSKGGFTDLDQIKLADFFEQMDIKGAYLMLSNSDPKNEDPKDEFFDNLYRHYNVERLPAKRNINSDASKRGDINELVVRNYSH
- a CDS encoding ABC transporter ATP-binding protein — encoded protein: MDDFIIEAMNLQKEYGDFVAVDGLDLQIKRGEVFGFLGPNGAGKTTSINMMVGLLRPTSGQITINGKDVHEIDKETIGICPQDLVFWENLTCRENLKLMGDMYKVPGDILKSRIDALLEKLFLTDKANVVASKLSGGMKRRLNLALAVIHGPEIVVLDEPSEGLDPQSRRVLWNYIRSLRDEEGKTVILTTHLMDEADRLSDRVAIIDHGKLLRLETPENLKKEVGEGDVVEMKLSDPKKNEDVIKTLKELEDIISVVELDGRINLRALDAVSKLPRVMENVEAVGARIEDLALRQNTLEDVFIELTGSGLRE